TGTTAACTATGGACGATAAATCAATTAATGCTATTAGAAAATCAAATTCAGTTTTAGTGGCTAAGGCTGTAATAAATTCTTGTGGTTGAGGAGGCACACCTACAAGAAGTCTCTGGATTGAGACTCAGAAAAACTTTTCTCCCTCAGAACAATTTATTTTAATGGAATACGAGGATGTGAAGGTGTACCTTCATAAAAGCCTTATCCTAAGTAAGGATATACATGTATATCAAAAGATGAAGATTCCATTTTTCGGCTCCATATATGGAATCAAAGGTGTTAGATTATAAATCTCACTATATTTCTAAGTAACTATTTATCTACTATACCTGTGCGAATATTTCTTATATAATAAACTCCTTTGATATTGAAATTCCTTCTTAGAATTATATACTTAAAGATTGTATAAATAAATAACAAGTCAGTAGAGTAGTCTACTGACTTGTTATTTATTTATACTTTAATGGAATATGAGGGTGCTAAGGTATACCTTTATAAAAGGCTTACCCTAAGCGAGGATATACATGTATAAGTGTGAAAGCATTCAGGAGAAATTTCATACTTTATTAATTATTAACTAAATTCTTCATACTCAAATCTAAAACCCTAAAAGAGTGAGTCAATGCCCCTACAGAAATATAGTCAACTCCACTTCCAGCTACTTCCAAAATTTTATCTAAAGTTACATTTCCAGATGCCTCAACTAGTGCTTTTTTATTAATTAACTCTACGGCTTTTTTCATAGTTTTCACATCCATATTATCTAGCATTATAATATCGGCTCCAACTTCTAAAGCCTCATTAATTTGTTCTAAAGTTTCAACTTCAACTTCTATCTTTTTAACAAAGGAAACATTCTGGCGAATAATAGTAACCGCGGCCTTTATTCCTCCAGCAGCACTTATATGATTTTCTTTTATTAGCACACTATCTGAGAGATTGTATCTATGGTTACATCCTCCACCAATTTTTACAGCATACTTCTCGAATATTCTCATGTTAGGTGTAGTTTTTCTTGTATCTAAAATTTTCACTCCACTGCTTTTTAATTTATCTACATAAGTTTTAGTTAATGTGGCAATTCCGCTCATTCTTTGAAGAAAGTTTAATGCAGTTCTTTCGCCTATCAATATGTGTTTTGTTTTACCACTTAACCTTGCAATGCATTGTCCTTCACACACTTCGTCTCCATCTTTTTTAAAAAACTTTATATTAACTCCTCCGAGTATTTTAAAAACTCTCTCAAATACATGAAGTCCAGCTATTACTCCATCTTCTTTGGCTATTAAATCTACGCTACAGTTACATTCTTCCCCTATAATAAATTCCGTTGTGATATCGTTTTGAGGTACATCTTCTTTTATTGCCTCTATAATAAGATTATCAATAATTAACCAATTCATTCCTTATACCCTCTCCCATTTTCTTGAATTTATCTATAACTATAGTTTTATTAATTTCACTATAATCACTATTCCCCTTTTGTCTATTTATATCTTCTGAGTTTAGAAACATAGTCCTATCAATGGACTTATTTATAAACTCCGAAGCCCTTCTAGAAAAAACTAGAGCCTCCAATAGTGAATTACTTGCTAGCCTATTTGCTCCATGTACTCCCGTGCAGCTCACCTCACCGCAGGCAAATAAATTCTCCATGGATGTTCTAGAATGTAAGTCAACAGTAATTCCTCCCATGTGATAGTGTTGTACTGGGGTTACTGGAATTTTATGTTTTGTAATATCTATACCTCTTTGTAAACAGTGGTTGTAAATAGCAGGAAACCTATTAGTTATATAATCCTTGCCTTTAAATGAAATATCTAAAAACACAAAAGGCAAACCACCCTTTTTTTCTTCTCCATAAATTGCCTTAGAAACTTCATCTCTTGGTAGCAGTTCATCTACAAATCTTCTGCCATATTCATTTAGAAGTTTGGCGCCTTCCCCTCTTAGTGATTCTGATATCAGGAATTTCTCACAATTCACATTATGATCATATAGTGCAGTCGGATGAAATTGCACATAGTCTAAATTAGAGGTTTTAATGTTATGTCGCAAGGCAATAGCTAAGCCATCCCCTGTTAAGCTTCTTCTATTAGTTGAATTTTTAAAGAGACCTCCAATACCACCTGTTGCTAAAACGGTTGCCTTAGAATAGATATTCATTCTTTTTTCGCCTTTAGTTACCATGCCTCCAACACATCTATTGTTTTTAGTAATAATATCAACCAATGTAGTGTTTTCTAATATAGAAACATTTTTTTTATTTTTTAAAGCTTCTAACAAAGATAAGAAAAGCTCTTTTCCAGTTTCATCCTTACTATGAACAATTCTGCTGATGCTATGTGCACCTTCCTTTGTATATTTGAATTCTCCCTTTTCCACATCAAAGCTGGTTCCAAGATCTATTACTTTATTTATATTATCTATGGATTCATATACTAGAGTCTGCACTGCTTTTATGGAATTTTTAAATTTTCCTGCTTTTAGTGTATCCTGTATAAATAGATCGAAATCACTTTCATCTCTAGCTACTGAAATACCGCCTTGAGCTAAAAATGTATTGCATTTATTTACTACATCTTTAGTTATTAGAAGTATATTTAGATCTTCTCTTAAATTTAATGCGGCGTATAATCCAGCTGCACCAGTTCCAACTATTAGCACATCTACAAATACATCCATAAAATCACCTTGCCATTTCATGCATTGCTTTTAGACATTTCTCTGCGGCTCGTCTTACATCTTCGTCTAAGGTTATTTCATATTGTTTACTACGGAGACTGTTATAAACGTCCTCCAAGGTAGTTTTCTTCATACTTTTACATATCATAGGCGTCTTTGGTGTTATAAACTGCTTATTAGGATTTTTATTTTTTAGCTCGTAAAGTATACCTTCCTCTGTTACAATCATATATTTTTTGCCGGTGTCTTCAGAAGCGAATTTAATTATATCTCCAGTGCTTCCTATAAAGTCAGCTAGTTTTCTAATTTCTCTATTACATTCAGGATGAACTAAAATTTTTATATCACTATCACAATTTTTAACTTCCACAATCTCTTCTACACTTACAAACTCATGCACGCAGCAAAAACCATTCCATAAAATCATGTCCACACCGGTGGCTTTTTCATTTATATATTCGCCTAGATTTTTATCTGGTATAAAAATTATTTCCTCATTATTCAAATTATTAATTATTTTTAATGCATTGGAAGAAGTACAGCATATATCACTTTCAGCTTTAACTTCTGCTGTTGAATTTATATAACAAATAACCTTTGCCCTTGGATGCTCCTTTTTAAGTTCCCTTACATCTTCTCCATTAATCATATCTGCCATAGTGCATCCCGCGTCTATATTTGGAAGAAGCACTGTTTTTTCTGGTGAAAGTATTTTTGCACTCTCAGCCATAAACTTAACTCCACAAAATACTATAGTATTCTCATTACACTCTTTAGCTATTTTGCTGAGATAATAAGAATCCCCTACGAAATCAGCTATCTCTTGAATATCATCATTCTCATAATAATGTGCTAGAATCAAAGCATTTTTTTCCACTTTCAATTGTCGAATCTTTTCTTTTAACTCTTGCATTTATTTATACCTCTCTTTATGTATGTGTATACAAGTGTATATACACTTGTATTACATACTATAATAGCATTTGTGTAGTGATATATCAATATGCTCAGAAAAAAAAAGCATACCTTATGATATTGAAATCACATAGTATGCTCTTCTTACAGTATTATTTTTTACAATATATATCTTTTAAGAAGATTAAACTGTTCGACATGTAAGATGCTAAACAATTAATACTCCTCTAGTGCCCATTCCGCATTCAGAAATCTTCACAAAAGAGTTTATTCTTATATTAAGCTAAGAAAAGTATATATTGCGTAAAATGCGTTCGAACAAGCCTTAGTAATTCACAAATTATTTTATTTATAGATGCGTAAAGAAAAATGCATGTTTAAGCGATTTAGCGAGTTTGCATTTTTTAGCAGCTGTAAATAAAATAATTTGTAGAATTACTCGGCGCTGTGAGCGCATTTGTAGCAATATATACTTTTCGTTAACGCATAATTTAAGAATAATTACTCTTCTTCCTCTTCAGCTAGCTCATACATTTCTTCCGCTCTAGACATATACAGTATTCCATCTAAATGATCAATTTCATGACAGAAGGCTCTTGCTAGTAATCCCTCAGCTTTATAAGTTACTGGTTTTCCTTTAGTATTAATTCCTTCCACTGTAACATTTGTAGGTCTAAATACTTCCCCTTCATGTCCCAAATAGCTTAAACAACCCTCATAATCCTTTTCATTTCCTGACTGAGCTGTTATTTTAGGATTTATAAGTATTATTGGTTCTTCTTCTTCGTCTCCTAAATCAATTAAGATAACTCTTTTCAAAACACCTATTTGAGGAGCAGCAAGGCCTATTCCATTACCCTCATAAAGTGTATCCATCATATCGTCGATTAAGTTTAATATTTCCCCATTTACTTTTAAAACCTTTGCGCATTCTGTATTAAGACGTTTGTCCCCATATTGTAAAATCTTTCTAACTGCCATATCCATTCTCCTTTACTTATATTAATTGCTTTCATTAGCAATAAATTTTAATTTATTATATGTTATATTCTATTCTAAATCCTTGTATACATCAACTTATTTTTTACAAAAAAAATTAAGGTGTCATAAAAAACACCTTAATTATATCTTATTTATGTGGTAATTTTCTTAGCATCTGCTATTGCCTGAGCTTTTTCCATCATGCTTTTAACTTTCATAAGTCTAGTTAAAGCACCTCTTTCATTTTCTCCAAGCTTCATTCTTATATACTTTATAGTTTCTTGAAGCTGAGGGATGATCATGTATTCAAGGGCATTAACTCTTCTTCTAGTTTTTTCAATTTCGTCAGCCATGAGCTGACAAGATTTTTCTACCTCAGCAAGTTCTAAAAGCTTTGGCAAAATTAGATATAGCTTTTCTATGGCTCCATCAAGATCTGCTGAAGTACTAGCAAATCCATAGGGATATATACTGCCCGCATCATCTTCTAGTTTTCTTTTAAATTCCATTACCGGAACATTAACACCCATAAGATTTTTTGTGTCAACCTTTACGGAAATACTTTCTTTTGGATAAGCAATGGCTTCCTCTAGAAATTCTGAAGACATTAAGGCACTTGCCATAACAAAATCCTTAAAAGAGTTTTGTAATTCTTCTTCAACACTCTTCCTAAGTTCATTATTATGCTTTATTAGATCAATAAATCTTCTCATGAGTTCATCTTGTTTATCTTTTAATAATTTATGCCCACGAGCCGCTGTTGCTAATCTTTTTTTAAGCTTAGTCAGCTCCATTCTAGTTGGATTAACAGATAACCTTGCCATGTTTACTCACCCTCTTTTTTAGGTAAGTACTTCTCAAGATATTCATCTCTAATTCTCTTAAGTTCAGTTCTTGGTAGTATAGATAGGAGCTCCCATCCTAGATTTATTGTTTCATCTATAGTTCTATTAGTTTCAAAGCCTTGAGCTATATACTGTTTTTCAAATGCATCTGCAAATTTTGCATATGCTTTATCTGCATCAGACAAGGCTGACTCTCCTAAAATTACTGCTAGCTCCTTTGCTTGCTTACCTTGAGCATAGGCAGCAAATAATTGATTCATTGTATCAGCATGATCTTCTCTTGTTTTGTTTTTACCTATACCTTTATCTTTAAGTCTTGATAATGAAGGTAGAACATCTATTGGAGGCATAACGCCTTTTTTATAAAGTTCTCTACTTAAAATAATCTGCCCTTCAGTTATGTATCCTGTAAGATCTGGAATTGGATGAGTTATATCATCTTCAGGCATTGTAAGTATGGGGATTTGTGTTATTGAACCTTCAAGTCCTTTAATTCTACCAGCTCTTTCATATAACGTAGAAAGGTCAGTATAAAGATATCCTGGATATCCACGCCTACCTGGAACTTCTTTTCTTGCAGCTGAAACTTCACGTAGGGCCTCACAGTAATTTGTAATATCAGTCATAATTACAAGAACATGATATCCTTTTTCATATGCAAGATATTCAGCTGTAGTTAGAGCCATTCTAGGTGTAGCTATTCTCTCAATAGCTGGGTCATTTGCAAGATTCATAAATAATACAGTTCTGTCTATTGCACCAGTACTAGTAAAATCATCTACGAAAAATTGTGCTTCCTCAAAAGTTATTCCTATAGCTGCAAATACAACAACAAATTTCGACTCTGAATTTAATACCTTCGCTTGTCTTGCTATCTGAGCCGCAAGTTGAGCATGAGGAAGACCAGCTCCAGAAAAAACTGGTAATTTTTGTCCTCTAACTAAAGTGTTAAGTCCATCTATAGCAGAAATTCCCGTTTGAATAAATTCTGAGGGATAGTTTCTTGCTACTGGGTTTAAGGCTTCTCCATTTATGTCTAATTTCTTATCAGGAATAATTTTAGGTCCGCCATCTTTAGGCCTACCAAGTCCGTCAAAGACTCTTCCAAGCATATCTTCTGAAACTCCAAGCTCTAGTGGTTTACCTAAAAACTTAGCCTTACTGCCCTTTAGGTTAATCCCTGCTGAACTTTCAAATAATTGAACCATTGCTTTATCTTCATTTATTTCAAGTACTTTTCCACGACGAATGTCACCGTTTTGTAGTTCTATTTCAACTAGTTCATCATATCTAACTCCCTGGACTTTCTCTACAACCATAAGGGGTCCTACAACTTCTGATATGGTTCTGTATTCTTTAAGCACTAATAACCCCTCCTTCTGTAATTAACTTCTCTACTTCTTTAGATAAGTCTATATTTATATCATCTATTTTTGACATTTCAGTTTCAGGAATATATTTTGCTCTTGCTATTTTATCTCTTACTTCCATTTGTAATACCTTACTGAAATAAACCCCTGCTGCCAAAGCCTTTTGTGCTTCATCGTAAAATGCTAAAACTAACTTTAACATTTTATGTTGTTTATCCAAAGATGAATAAGTATCCACCTCATGGAAGGCATTTTGTTGCAAGTAATCTTCTCTAATTGACTTTGCAACCTCGAGTTTCAATCTATCTTTTTCAGAAAGCGCATCTATACCTACAAGTCTTACTATTTCTTCAAGCTTTGATTCCTCTTGCAGAATAGTCATAGCTTTCATTCTAAGTTCAACCCAATCCTCAGCAACATTATTATCTGTCCACTTACCTATTTTATCTAAATAAAGTGAATAAGAATCTAACCAATTTATTGCTGGAAAATGCCTTCTATAAGCAAGTTGTGCATCTAGTCCCCAAAACACCTTAACTATTCTAAGGGTTGCTTGAGTAACTGGCTCTGATAAGTCTCCACCTGGAGGGGATACTGCACCAATAACTGTAAGTGCTCCTACTCTCTCTCCATCTCCAAGACAAACTACCTTTCCTGAT
This DNA window, taken from Clostridium estertheticum, encodes the following:
- the nadC gene encoding carboxylating nicotinate-nucleotide diphosphorylase — translated: MNWLIIDNLIIEAIKEDVPQNDITTEFIIGEECNCSVDLIAKEDGVIAGLHVFERVFKILGGVNIKFFKKDGDEVCEGQCIARLSGKTKHILIGERTALNFLQRMSGIATLTKTYVDKLKSSGVKILDTRKTTPNMRIFEKYAVKIGGGCNHRYNLSDSVLIKENHISAAGGIKAAVTIIRQNVSFVKKIEVEVETLEQINEALEVGADIIMLDNMDVKTMKKAVELINKKALVEASGNVTLDKILEVAGSGVDYISVGALTHSFRVLDLSMKNLVNN
- a CDS encoding L-aspartate oxidase, whose amino-acid sequence is MDVFVDVLIVGTGAAGLYAALNLREDLNILLITKDVVNKCNTFLAQGGISVARDESDFDLFIQDTLKAGKFKNSIKAVQTLVYESIDNINKVIDLGTSFDVEKGEFKYTKEGAHSISRIVHSKDETGKELFLSLLEALKNKKNVSILENTTLVDIITKNNRCVGGMVTKGEKRMNIYSKATVLATGGIGGLFKNSTNRRSLTGDGLAIALRHNIKTSNLDYVQFHPTALYDHNVNCEKFLISESLRGEGAKLLNEYGRRFVDELLPRDEVSKAIYGEEKKGGLPFVFLDISFKGKDYITNRFPAIYNHCLQRGIDITKHKIPVTPVQHYHMGGITVDLHSRTSMENLFACGEVSCTGVHGANRLASNSLLEALVFSRRASEFINKSIDRTMFLNSEDINRQKGNSDYSEINKTIVIDKFKKMGEGIRNELVNY
- the nadA gene encoding quinolinate synthase NadA → MQELKEKIRQLKVEKNALILAHYYENDDIQEIADFVGDSYYLSKIAKECNENTIVFCGVKFMAESAKILSPEKTVLLPNIDAGCTMADMINGEDVRELKKEHPRAKVICYINSTAEVKAESDICCTSSNALKIINNLNNEEIIFIPDKNLGEYINEKATGVDMILWNGFCCVHEFVSVEEIVEVKNCDSDIKILVHPECNREIRKLADFIGSTGDIIKFASEDTGKKYMIVTEEGILYELKNKNPNKQFITPKTPMICKSMKKTTLEDVYNSLRSKQYEITLDEDVRRAAEKCLKAMHEMAR
- the def gene encoding peptide deformylase, giving the protein MAVRKILQYGDKRLNTECAKVLKVNGEILNLIDDMMDTLYEGNGIGLAAPQIGVLKRVILIDLGDEEEEPIILINPKITAQSGNEKDYEGCLSYLGHEGEVFRPTNVTVEGINTKGKPVTYKAEGLLARAFCHEIDHLDGILYMSRAEEMYELAEEEEE
- a CDS encoding V-type ATP synthase subunit D produces the protein MARLSVNPTRMELTKLKKRLATAARGHKLLKDKQDELMRRFIDLIKHNNELRKSVEEELQNSFKDFVMASALMSSEFLEEAIAYPKESISVKVDTKNLMGVNVPVMEFKRKLEDDAGSIYPYGFASTSADLDGAIEKLYLILPKLLELAEVEKSCQLMADEIEKTRRRVNALEYMIIPQLQETIKYIRMKLGENERGALTRLMKVKSMMEKAQAIADAKKITT
- a CDS encoding V-type ATP synthase subunit B codes for the protein MLKEYRTISEVVGPLMVVEKVQGVRYDELVEIELQNGDIRRGKVLEINEDKAMVQLFESSAGINLKGSKAKFLGKPLELGVSEDMLGRVFDGLGRPKDGGPKIIPDKKLDINGEALNPVARNYPSEFIQTGISAIDGLNTLVRGQKLPVFSGAGLPHAQLAAQIARQAKVLNSESKFVVVFAAIGITFEEAQFFVDDFTSTGAIDRTVLFMNLANDPAIERIATPRMALTTAEYLAYEKGYHVLVIMTDITNYCEALREVSAARKEVPGRRGYPGYLYTDLSTLYERAGRIKGLEGSITQIPILTMPEDDITHPIPDLTGYITEGQIILSRELYKKGVMPPIDVLPSLSRLKDKGIGKNKTREDHADTMNQLFAAYAQGKQAKELAVILGESALSDADKAYAKFADAFEKQYIAQGFETNRTIDETINLGWELLSILPRTELKRIRDEYLEKYLPKKEGE